A single region of the Candidatus Hydrogenedentota bacterium genome encodes:
- a CDS encoding SBBP repeat-containing protein produces MGGEDVDSGAAIAVDSDGNVYTTGRFRATVDFDPGADTVERTSAGLGDIFVQKLDSDGNFVWARAMGGEDTDEGRGIAVDGDGNVYTTGFFGGTVDFDPGADTVELTSGGLVDIFVQKLDSDGNFVWARAMGGENVDFGLAITVDRDGNVYTTGFFGGTVDFDPGAGAFNLTAAGRDDIFVQKLDNDGNFVWARAMGGENFDRGRGIAVDGDGNVYTTGFFGGAVDFDPGAGTFELTAAGRDDIFVQKLDSDGNFVWARAMGGENLDQGAAIAVDGDGNVHTTGQFGATVDFDPGAGTFELTSAGFDNIFVQKLDSDGNFVWARAMGSEIGDFGAGIAVDGAGNVYTTGEFRNTVDFDPGPGAFELTAAGSHDIFVHKLDSTGDFVWVRAMSGDGSIRGHGIAVDNERNVYTTGDFQGTVDFDPAAGAFELTGAGGIDIFVHKLSGPDLTPPSAITVIPESTGPTNALAVDFTVTFDEDVVGFDSESDLVIAHTGTAHGGISITGGPAAYTVTVNGITGDGSFTLAVDTESDVADTAGNPLASSVISDAVVIDNTAPEIMIANNTEEANTVDCGSDPYVDPGATAEDNIDGAVSVDTSGTVFTATPGEYLITYSATDSAGNTGAAVRTVTVLDNCSAEGEGEGEGEGEGEGEGEGEGEGEGEGEGEGEGEGEGEGEGEGEGEGEGEGEGEGEGEGEGEGEGEGEGEGEGEGEGEGEGEGEGEGEGEGEGEGEGEGEGEGEGEGEGEGEGEGEGEGEGEGEGEGEGEGEGEGEGEEDLLAVAMALLDGFDGADVDGDGALTFSEAMSVHSSLTEGQFDALDSDGDGSLSRAELETFVDSAAGAGCACESNLMDMRTFVKKRLGDILLLGLALLALTQLPHHRSSTNRFWANFL; encoded by the coding sequence ATGGGCGGCGAGGATGTTGACAGCGGCGCTGCCATCGCGGTGGACAGCGATGGGAACGTCTATACCACGGGGCGCTTCCGGGCTACGGTAGACTTTGACCCGGGCGCGGACACCGTTGAACGCACGTCGGCGGGTCTCGGCGATATTTTCGTTCAGAAGCTGGACAGCGATGGAAACTTCGTGTGGGCGCGCGCCATGGGCGGCGAGGACACTGACGAAGGCCGTGGCATCGCGGTGGACGGCGACGGCAACGTCTACACCACGGGCTTTTTCGGAGGTACGGTGGACTTCGACCCGGGCGCGGACACCGTTGAACTCACGTCGGGGGGCCTTGTCGATATTTTCGTGCAGAAGCTGGACAGCGACGGGAACTTCGTGTGGGCGCGGGCCATGGGCGGTGAGAATGTTGACTTCGGCCTCGCCATCACGGTGGACCGTGACGGCAACGTCTACACCACGGGCTTTTTCGGAGGTACGGTGGACTTCGACCCGGGGGCAGGCGCCTTCAACCTCACTGCGGCGGGACGGGACGATATTTTCGTGCAGAAGCTGGACAACGACGGGAACTTCGTGTGGGCGCGGGCCATGGGCGGCGAGAATTTCGACCGCGGCCGCGGCATCGCGGTGGACGGCGACGGCAACGTCTACACCACGGGCTTTTTCGGAGGTGCGGTGGACTTCGACCCGGGGGCGGGCACGTTCGAACTGACTGCGGCGGGACGGGACGATATTTTCGTGCAGAAGCTGGACAGCGACGGGAACTTCGTGTGGGCGCGGGCCATGGGCGGCGAGAATCTCGACCAGGGCGCCGCCATCGCGGTGGACGGCGACGGGAACGTCCATACCACAGGGCAGTTCGGGGCCACGGTGGATTTTGACCCGGGGGCGGGCACGTTCGAACTGACTTCGGCGGGGTTCGACAACATTTTCGTTCAGAAGCTGGACAGCGACGGGAACTTCGTGTGGGCGCGGGCCATGGGCAGCGAAATTGGTGATTTCGGCGCCGGCATCGCGGTAGACGGCGCCGGCAACGTCTACACCACCGGGGAGTTCAGGAATACGGTGGACTTTGACCCGGGGCCGGGCGCCTTCGAACTCACTGCGGCGGGTAGCCACGATATCTTCGTGCATAAGCTGGACAGCACCGGCGATTTCGTCTGGGTGCGGGCCATGAGCGGCGACGGATCAATCCGCGGCCACGGCATCGCGGTGGACAACGAACGGAACGTCTACACCACGGGGGATTTCCAGGGTACGGTGGACTTTGACCCGGCGGCGGGCGCCTTCGAACTAACCGGGGCGGGGGGTATCGATATCTTCGTGCATAAGCTTTCGGGGCCAGACCTAACCCCGCCCAGCGCCATCACCGTCATTCCCGAGTCGACCGGCCCGACCAATGCCTTGGCTGTGGACTTCACGGTAACCTTCGACGAGGATGTGGTAGGTTTTGACAGCGAATCGGACCTGGTGATCGCCCACACGGGAACGGCCCATGGTGGCATTTCGATCACGGGCGGCCCGGCCGCCTATACCGTGACAGTGAACGGCATCACGGGCGACGGCTCGTTTACCCTGGCCGTGGACACGGAATCCGACGTGGCCGATACGGCGGGCAATCCCCTCGCGTCCAGCGTCATCAGCGACGCCGTGGTCATTGACAACACTGCGCCCGAGATCATGATTGCCAACAACACCGAAGAGGCCAACACGGTGGATTGCGGCAGTGACCCCTATGTGGATCCCGGGGCAACGGCGGAGGACAATATCGATGGCGCCGTTTCCGTGGATACGTCGGGCACGGTGTTTACCGCGACGCCGGGCGAATACCTGATCACCTACAGCGCCACCGACAGCGCCGGCAATACGGGCGCCGCCGTTCGCACGGTGACCGTGCTCGACAATTGTTCCGCGGAAGGCGAGGGCGAGGGCGAGGGCGAAGGTGAAGGAGAAGGCGAAGGCGAAGGTGAAGGCGAGGGTGAAGGTGAGGGTGAAGGTGAGGGTGAAGGCGAGGGTGAAGGCGAGGGTGAAGGCGAGGGTGAAGGCGAGGGTGAAGGCGAGGGTGAAGGCGAGGGCGAAGGGGAAGGCGAAGGCGAGGGTGAAGGCGAGGGTGAAGGCGAGGGTGAAGGCGAGGGTGAAGGTGAAGGGGAAGGCGAGGGCGAAGGGGAAGGCGAAGGGGAAGGCGAAGGTGAAGGTGAAGGTGAAGGGGAAGGGGAAGGGGAAGGGGAAGGGGAAGGTGAAGGCGAAGGGGAAGGCGAGGGCGAGGGCGAGGGCGAAGGCGAAGGCGAAGGCGAAGGTGAAGGCGAGGGTGAAGGCGAGGGTGAGGAGGATCTGCTCGCGGTGGCGATGGCCCTATTGGATGGCTTTGATGGCGCCGACGTCGATGGTGATGGGGCACTCACGTTTTCAGAGGCGATGTCGGTGCATTCTTCCCTTACGGAAGGTCAGTTTGACGCGTTGGACAGCGACGGCGACGGATCGCTGAGCAGGGCGGAGTTGGAGACCTTTGTCGATTCCGCCGCGGGGGCCGGATGTGCGTGCGAATCCAATCTGATGGACATGCGGACGTTTGTTAAAAAGCGGCTCGGAGATATTCTGCTATTGGGACTTGCCTTGTTGGCGCTTACCCAACTTCCGCACCACCGTAGTAGTACAAACCGGTTTTGGGCGAATTTTCTTTGA